In a single window of the Arthrobacter zhangbolii genome:
- a CDS encoding AAA family ATPase has translation MSQQFDTYPVPPGAADGTAPAPPLPPGEDPVRAALTQVRQEVAKAVVGQDAAVTGLIIALLAKGHVLLEGVPGVAKTLLVRTLSAALDLDTKRVQFTPDLMPGDVTGSLIYDGRSSEFSFREGPVFTNILLADEINRTPPKTQASLLEAMEERQVTVDGATRRLPEPFIVAATQNPVEYEGTYPLPEAQLDRFLLKMTLDLPGRDDEIEVIRRHSSGFDPRDLAAAGVRAVASARDLELARKAVSEVSVAPEVLAYIVDIVRATRSAPSFQLGVSPRGATALLNTSRAWAWLSGRSFVTPDDVKALTLPALRHRVSLRPEAQMDGVNADHVLGSILSTVPVPR, from the coding sequence ATGAGCCAGCAGTTCGATACCTACCCCGTGCCGCCCGGAGCGGCTGACGGTACGGCACCGGCACCTCCGCTTCCGCCCGGAGAGGACCCGGTCCGCGCCGCGCTGACACAGGTGCGGCAGGAAGTTGCCAAGGCGGTGGTGGGACAGGACGCCGCTGTCACCGGGCTGATCATCGCGCTGCTCGCCAAGGGACACGTGCTGTTGGAAGGCGTCCCCGGCGTGGCGAAAACACTGTTGGTCCGTACCCTCTCCGCCGCCCTTGACCTGGACACCAAACGGGTCCAGTTCACCCCGGACCTGATGCCCGGCGACGTCACCGGTTCGCTGATTTATGACGGCCGTTCCTCGGAATTCTCCTTCCGGGAAGGCCCCGTCTTCACCAATATCCTGCTCGCCGACGAGATCAACCGGACGCCGCCCAAAACCCAGGCATCCCTGCTCGAAGCCATGGAGGAACGCCAGGTCACGGTTGACGGCGCCACCCGCAGGCTGCCCGAGCCCTTTATTGTCGCTGCCACGCAGAACCCGGTGGAGTACGAGGGAACCTATCCCCTTCCGGAAGCCCAGCTGGACCGGTTCCTGCTGAAAATGACGCTGGATCTGCCCGGCAGGGACGACGAGATTGAAGTGATCCGCCGGCACAGCAGCGGCTTCGATCCCCGCGACCTTGCCGCTGCCGGTGTCCGGGCAGTGGCCTCGGCACGCGACCTGGAGCTGGCCCGCAAGGCTGTATCCGAAGTATCCGTTGCCCCGGAGGTGCTGGCCTACATTGTGGACATTGTCCGGGCTACCCGTTCGGCGCCGTCGTTCCAGCTCGGGGTCTCACCCCGCGGCGCCACGGCGCTGCTGAATACCTCCCGCGCGTGGGCCTGGCTATCGGGCCGGAGCTTCGTGACGCCCGATGATGTAAAGGCGCTGACGCTTCCCGCCCTGCGGCACCGTGTGTCCCTGCGCCCCGAAGCGCAGATGGACGGGGTCAATGCTGACCACGTGCTGGGAAGCATCCTCTCCACCGTCCCGGTCCCCCGGTAG
- a CDS encoding LpqB family beta-propeller domain-containing protein, whose protein sequence is MSCSKSTPGQDRRPVHAKAARLLAVLVGSALFLGGCSSIPTVGPVGTASAESGSEAQTEAVFSPEGPAQDASPQDIIRGFMEAGKGATDDYSVARQFLSPELAEAWSPGQKVTVYRSSRIVAMPEPNLFQIQLEVQGSVSSQGVRTDVPEGSTETIPVRLEEVDGQWRVSGIPDGIMLSSATFPLVFKAHNLYFYSSDYQYWVPDTRWFIQRPGIAANIVSALLVGPAPYLEGAVVSAFPAGTALARDAVPVASGEASVDLSEPLSESSDLNRQQMVKQLEVNLRGLNNVTSVNLTAQQRPVDLGKGNGEVQSAISDPSAGATQIVVYQGELAFYSDGPADIEDVPSVAEYSPRNPAMSSDGETIAFLDGGQDTLLVTGRGQDVRTAADGSRFTAPSVDNRQWVWTSRPSGTGSEVLAIPPGGNQDSAAVLSAAWLEGLSVTEVRISRDGSRALFAAGQNGDSAVMIAGIVRSPEGVPMSLTAPLTLQVPGDAGAVNRVKWASEDTVVAVRAGAEEGTPVILGAGREPELLASKEGIEGLSAGNGVEDIFIQTDAGIFNKVGSSWPLRTEGVRDPAFPG, encoded by the coding sequence ATGTCTTGTAGCAAGAGCACGCCCGGGCAGGACAGGCGGCCCGTGCATGCAAAGGCGGCACGGCTGCTGGCGGTCCTGGTCGGCTCCGCCCTGTTCCTGGGCGGGTGTTCATCAATACCGACGGTGGGCCCCGTTGGTACGGCGTCGGCCGAGAGCGGCAGCGAAGCGCAGACGGAAGCCGTGTTCTCACCCGAGGGCCCGGCGCAGGACGCGTCCCCGCAGGACATCATCCGCGGTTTTATGGAGGCGGGAAAAGGCGCTACGGACGATTACAGTGTTGCGCGCCAGTTTCTGAGTCCGGAACTGGCCGAGGCCTGGTCACCGGGCCAGAAGGTTACCGTCTACCGCTCTTCGCGCATTGTTGCCATGCCCGAACCCAACCTTTTCCAGATCCAGCTTGAAGTGCAGGGAAGCGTCAGCTCGCAGGGCGTCCGCACCGATGTCCCGGAGGGCAGCACCGAGACCATTCCGGTCCGGCTCGAGGAAGTGGACGGACAGTGGCGGGTGAGCGGCATCCCCGACGGCATCATGCTTTCTTCGGCCACCTTCCCGCTCGTGTTCAAGGCGCACAACCTGTATTTCTATTCAAGTGATTACCAGTACTGGGTGCCGGACACCCGGTGGTTCATCCAGCGTCCCGGCATAGCAGCCAACATCGTCAGTGCCCTCCTCGTGGGGCCGGCACCGTATCTGGAAGGCGCCGTCGTCAGTGCGTTCCCGGCAGGTACCGCCCTGGCCCGGGACGCCGTCCCCGTAGCCTCAGGCGAGGCGTCGGTGGACTTATCGGAACCCCTGTCCGAATCGTCGGATCTGAACCGGCAGCAGATGGTGAAGCAGCTGGAAGTAAACCTGCGCGGACTGAACAACGTCACCTCTGTGAATCTGACAGCCCAGCAGCGCCCGGTGGACCTGGGCAAGGGGAACGGCGAGGTGCAGTCGGCAATCAGTGACCCGTCCGCGGGTGCAACGCAGATTGTGGTCTATCAGGGAGAGCTTGCCTTCTACAGTGACGGCCCCGCCGACATTGAGGATGTGCCGTCGGTGGCGGAGTACTCCCCGCGCAACCCGGCCATGTCCTCGGACGGCGAAACCATAGCGTTCCTGGACGGCGGGCAGGACACTCTTCTGGTCACCGGGCGGGGACAGGATGTCCGGACCGCCGCTGACGGCAGCCGGTTCACGGCGCCAAGCGTCGACAACCGGCAGTGGGTATGGACCTCACGGCCGTCCGGAACCGGATCCGAAGTGCTGGCCATTCCACCGGGAGGAAACCAGGACTCCGCAGCAGTGCTTTCAGCTGCGTGGCTCGAAGGCCTCTCGGTTACGGAGGTACGGATTTCCCGGGACGGCAGCCGGGCTCTTTTCGCCGCCGGGCAGAATGGCGACAGCGCCGTGATGATTGCCGGAATTGTCCGTTCCCCGGAGGGCGTCCCGATGTCCCTGACCGCACCCCTGACGCTGCAGGTCCCCGGGGATGCCGGCGCCGTGAACAGGGTGAAGTGGGCTTCGGAAGATACCGTGGTTGCCGTTCGGGCAGGTGCGGAGGAGGGCACACCGGTCATCCTGGGTGCGGGACGGGAGCCCGAACTGCTGGCGTCCAAGGAGGGGATCGAAGGCCTCAGTGCCGGAAACGGGGTTGAGGACATCTTCATCCAGACCGATGCCGGCATCTTCAACAAGGTCGGCAGCAGCTGGCCGCTGAGGACCGAAGGAGTGCGGGACCCCGCCTTCCCCGGGTAG
- the mtrB gene encoding MtrAB system histidine kinase MtrB — MARALEHLRRLRHSFRRATFHRIARLWRRSLQFKTIMSTLLLVALAGAGIGAFLSHQIAGSLYEERLAQFRTEATAGLSNVKDNFRETTATDRESTDRLVMDTLPLLEGKGADAQRTYLLTPLPTSDPLYVPSSVNTGNITASGIPVALSDAVAASAVGDAETDYVYWAPLELAHGEPGIAFATKVTLPPDSAEYALYLIYDLSSMQETLDDIHRILWIAGFLLLAISGTIAWVVTKAGLGAVSDAAAVSEKLAAGELQERMEVKGEDEVARLAASFNHMAGTLQDQITQLATLSRMQQVFVSDVSHELRTPLTTVRMAAEVLYEARESFDPMYRRSTELLYHQVERFQALLADLLEISRFDAGAAALDLEPTDVFHIVRDVMDATEPLANNSGSEVLVVSKESSCVVDADPRRIERILRNLLVNALEHGEGEPIEIAVAVNADAVGIAVRDHGIGMTEEAAGRVFDRFWRADPARARTTGGSGLGLSIAAEDTRLHGGRLEAWGDPGNGSCFRLTLPLRHGGTFDSSPVPLSPHDAGGPRALSAAAVTAEEESDVL, encoded by the coding sequence ATTGCCAGGGCCCTGGAGCATCTTCGACGCCTGCGGCATTCCTTCCGCCGGGCCACCTTTCACCGGATCGCCCGCCTATGGCGGCGGTCCCTGCAGTTCAAGACGATCATGTCCACGCTGCTGCTCGTGGCGCTCGCCGGTGCCGGCATCGGCGCGTTTCTCTCCCATCAGATAGCCGGGTCCCTCTACGAGGAGCGGCTGGCCCAGTTCCGGACCGAAGCCACCGCCGGCCTTTCCAATGTGAAGGACAACTTCCGCGAGACCACGGCCACGGACAGGGAGAGCACCGACCGGCTGGTCATGGACACCCTTCCCCTGCTTGAGGGCAAGGGCGCCGACGCCCAGCGGACATACCTGCTGACGCCCCTGCCCACCTCCGACCCCCTCTATGTCCCCTCGTCGGTGAACACCGGAAACATCACTGCCAGCGGCATCCCGGTGGCGCTCAGCGATGCGGTTGCGGCCAGCGCCGTAGGGGACGCTGAGACGGATTACGTGTACTGGGCGCCGCTGGAACTTGCCCACGGGGAACCCGGCATCGCCTTCGCTACGAAGGTCACGCTGCCCCCGGACAGCGCCGAGTACGCCCTCTACCTGATCTATGACCTCTCCTCCATGCAGGAAACTCTGGATGACATCCACCGGATCCTCTGGATCGCGGGTTTCCTCCTGCTGGCCATCAGCGGAACCATTGCCTGGGTGGTCACCAAGGCGGGCCTGGGCGCTGTCAGCGACGCAGCGGCCGTCTCGGAAAAGCTTGCCGCCGGCGAACTGCAGGAGCGTATGGAGGTCAAAGGCGAGGACGAAGTGGCGCGCCTTGCGGCATCGTTCAACCACATGGCCGGGACCCTGCAGGACCAGATCACCCAGCTCGCGACGCTTTCACGCATGCAGCAGGTATTCGTCTCCGACGTCTCGCACGAACTGCGCACCCCGCTCACCACGGTGCGGATGGCCGCTGAGGTGCTCTATGAGGCGCGCGAGAGCTTCGACCCCATGTACCGGCGTTCCACGGAACTCCTCTACCACCAAGTGGAACGGTTCCAGGCGCTGCTCGCGGACCTGCTGGAGATCTCGCGGTTCGACGCCGGTGCAGCGGCGCTGGACCTGGAGCCCACCGATGTCTTCCACATTGTCCGCGATGTCATGGACGCCACGGAACCGCTGGCGAACAACAGCGGCTCCGAGGTGCTGGTGGTATCCAAGGAATCCAGCTGCGTGGTGGACGCCGATCCGCGCCGCATCGAACGGATCCTGCGCAACCTGCTGGTCAACGCGCTGGAGCACGGCGAAGGAGAGCCGATCGAGATTGCCGTGGCGGTGAACGCCGATGCGGTGGGCATCGCCGTCCGCGACCACGGTATCGGCATGACTGAGGAAGCCGCCGGCCGGGTCTTTGACCGTTTCTGGCGGGCGGATCCGGCCCGGGCGCGCACTACGGGCGGCAGCGGCCTTGGACTGTCCATTGCTGCCGAAGACACCCGGCTGCACGGGGGCCGGCTGGAGGCCTGGGGTGATCCGGGCAACGGGTCATGTTTCCGGCTGACCCTGCCGCTCCGCCACGGAGGGACGTTCGACTCGTCTCCCGTGCCGCTCTCACCGCACGACGCCGGGGGCCCCCGCGCACTCAGCGCGGCGGCCGTGACCGCCGAGGAGGAATCGGATGTCTTGTAG
- the mtrA gene encoding MtrAB system response regulator MtrA: protein MKARILVVDDDEALAEMIGIVLRNDGFDPVFCADGSLALDVFRNSKPDLVLLDLMLPGIDGIEVCRQIRNESDTPIVMLTAKADTADVVRGLESGADDYVPKPFKPAELVARVRARLRPGDQKSPETLRIGEVSIDVAGHSVSRGGDNISLTPLEFDLLVALARKPWQVFTREMLLEQVWGYRHAADTRLVNVHVQRLRSKIERDPEAPEIVLTVRGVGYKAGQS from the coding sequence ATGAAGGCACGCATACTGGTCGTAGACGACGACGAAGCCCTTGCCGAAATGATTGGCATAGTGCTGCGCAACGACGGATTCGATCCGGTGTTCTGCGCAGACGGCTCCTTGGCGCTGGATGTTTTCCGCAACAGCAAGCCGGACCTGGTGCTGCTTGACCTCATGCTGCCGGGGATTGACGGCATTGAAGTGTGCCGCCAGATCCGCAACGAATCCGACACCCCCATTGTGATGCTCACCGCCAAGGCCGACACGGCCGACGTCGTTCGCGGACTCGAATCCGGTGCCGACGACTATGTACCCAAGCCGTTCAAGCCGGCGGAACTGGTGGCCCGTGTCCGTGCCCGGCTGCGCCCGGGGGACCAGAAGTCACCCGAGACCCTGCGGATTGGTGAAGTGTCCATCGACGTGGCGGGACACTCCGTGTCCCGGGGCGGGGACAACATTTCGCTGACCCCGCTGGAATTCGACCTGCTCGTGGCGCTGGCCCGCAAGCCGTGGCAGGTATTCACCCGTGAAATGCTGCTGGAACAGGTGTGGGGCTACCGCCACGCCGCCGACACGCGGCTGGTCAACGTGCATGTGCAGAGGCTCCGCTCCAAGATTGAACGCGACCCCGAAGCACCCGAGATAGTACTGACGGTGCGCGGTGTCGGATATAAAGCGGGACAGAGCTAA
- a CDS encoding chorismate mutase, with protein MSNSSDDEFDPRASSLSGKVADDVMAELLAMRSSIDNIDATLVYLLAERFKATQRVGHLKAEHNLPPADPGREVAQIARLRRLAEDAHLDPAFAEKFLNFIIREVIRHHQAISQTRNGGTDAAAS; from the coding sequence ATGAGCAATTCTTCGGACGATGAGTTCGATCCGCGCGCAAGTTCCCTCTCCGGGAAGGTTGCCGATGACGTGATGGCGGAACTGCTTGCCATGCGCAGCAGCATCGATAACATCGACGCCACCCTGGTCTATCTGCTTGCGGAGCGGTTCAAGGCCACGCAGCGGGTGGGCCACCTGAAGGCTGAGCACAACCTTCCTCCGGCTGATCCCGGCCGTGAGGTGGCGCAGATAGCGCGCCTGCGCCGGCTGGCCGAGGACGCGCACCTGGACCCCGCCTTTGCCGAGAAGTTCCTGAACTTCATCATCCGTGAGGTCATCCGGCACCATCAGGCCATCTCCCAGACCCGCAACGGCGGAACAGATGCCGCAGCATCCTGA
- a CDS encoding DUF4166 domain-containing protein translates to MASASIYRQVLGADYARLQPELQDYFDPGEGAGQYGAGSGIFARAGCPRPWLRPLLRLVPVSNAFFPDYGTEVPFTIRNYPHRDPWGRQALTAVRSFGFPAGPRIFEDTTVLTAPGVLTDYLGRQRNLATNLVLQVTDEGHLRMNSPASRLFLGPLRLPLPGFAAAEAHVEQWWDEAAGSFRIRTQVIQRQLGTVFEYDGMFHYALRPFDGVLPGDVEPDRWEHRV, encoded by the coding sequence ATGGCATCCGCGTCCATTTACCGGCAGGTCCTGGGCGCAGACTATGCCCGGTTGCAGCCTGAGCTGCAGGACTACTTCGATCCCGGCGAGGGGGCCGGCCAATACGGAGCAGGCAGCGGCATCTTCGCCCGGGCCGGATGTCCGCGTCCGTGGCTGCGGCCCCTGCTGCGGCTGGTTCCGGTCTCCAACGCCTTCTTCCCTGACTACGGAACCGAGGTTCCGTTCACCATCCGCAACTACCCGCACCGCGATCCCTGGGGACGTCAGGCACTCACGGCGGTGCGCTCCTTCGGATTCCCCGCGGGACCACGGATTTTCGAAGACACAACGGTGCTCACTGCACCCGGCGTCCTGACGGACTATCTGGGCAGGCAGCGGAATCTGGCCACGAACCTGGTTCTGCAGGTCACGGATGAGGGGCATCTGCGGATGAATTCCCCGGCCAGCCGGCTTTTCCTGGGCCCGCTGCGGCTGCCGCTGCCCGGCTTTGCCGCGGCCGAAGCGCACGTTGAGCAGTGGTGGGATGAGGCTGCCGGATCCTTCCGGATCCGCACACAGGTGATCCAACGCCAGCTGGGTACCGTTTTCGAATACGACGGCATGTTTCACTACGCCCTCCGCCCGTTCGACGGCGTCCTGCCCGGCGACGTCGAACCGGACAGGTGGGAGCACCGGGTCTAG
- a CDS encoding glycerophosphoryl diester phosphodiesterase membrane domain-containing protein → MSEQEHKGQQDGPQGPVPGPPPPRLQDQPPAAPWNPAPPPPGAWQSPQGGAQQPPANPWAQPQQGSAWDSPNPYAAAGPGFPQQHGYTPPPKPGIIPLRPLGLGEMMDGAFQACRRNVLAAFGNSLLIQGIITALTVGLGFGMISTLEDAALSGASDDELAGPVLGALTGFVGLGIISLVGVMVVQGLLVVPVARATLNLRTGFSQMWRIARRSILRLAGLALVLLAASAVAVTVLVLLFSLIIYLLGDAGIAVVVIAVLALAAVTAWVSVKLALAPAALVLEGTGIFRSIARSWQLTGRNWWRTFGILILTSMIVGILTQILTIPFSFIIGFAGASTEDPAALVASSVLLIAVTLLVSAVGYAFQGAVTALLYVDLRIRREGFDLALMKDQEGPHTQDPDFLPGRHAVPMSRKAPVGPPMGMP, encoded by the coding sequence ATGAGCGAGCAAGAACACAAGGGTCAGCAAGACGGACCACAGGGGCCCGTGCCGGGCCCGCCGCCGCCCCGCCTTCAGGACCAGCCCCCCGCCGCTCCGTGGAATCCTGCTCCTCCGCCGCCCGGCGCATGGCAGTCCCCGCAGGGAGGGGCGCAGCAGCCGCCGGCGAACCCGTGGGCACAGCCGCAGCAGGGCTCCGCCTGGGACAGCCCGAATCCCTATGCCGCTGCCGGCCCCGGCTTTCCGCAGCAGCACGGCTATACCCCGCCGCCCAAGCCGGGCATCATTCCGCTGCGCCCGCTCGGACTAGGGGAAATGATGGACGGTGCGTTCCAGGCCTGCCGCCGGAACGTGCTTGCCGCTTTCGGTAACTCACTGCTCATCCAGGGCATTATCACGGCCCTGACCGTCGGACTGGGCTTTGGCATGATCTCCACCCTCGAGGACGCAGCGCTGAGCGGCGCCTCGGATGATGAGCTGGCCGGCCCGGTATTGGGGGCGCTCACCGGGTTCGTCGGGCTGGGCATTATATCCCTGGTCGGAGTAATGGTGGTGCAGGGCCTGCTGGTGGTCCCGGTGGCACGGGCCACCCTGAACCTGCGGACCGGGTTCAGCCAGATGTGGCGGATTGCACGGCGGAGCATCCTCCGGTTGGCCGGACTGGCGCTGGTGCTGCTGGCAGCGTCAGCGGTTGCGGTTACCGTCCTAGTCCTGCTGTTCAGCCTGATCATCTATCTGCTCGGAGATGCCGGGATTGCCGTGGTGGTGATAGCCGTGCTGGCCCTGGCGGCAGTCACCGCCTGGGTATCGGTCAAGCTTGCACTGGCCCCGGCAGCACTGGTACTCGAGGGCACCGGCATCTTCCGGTCCATCGCACGGTCCTGGCAGCTAACCGGCCGGAACTGGTGGCGTACCTTCGGAATCCTCATTCTCACCAGCATGATCGTCGGCATCCTGACGCAGATCCTGACCATCCCCTTCAGCTTCATCATCGGCTTCGCCGGCGCATCAACTGAGGACCCGGCCGCCCTCGTGGCCAGCAGTGTGCTGCTGATCGCCGTCACCCTGCTCGTTTCGGCCGTCGGGTATGCCTTCCAGGGCGCAGTCACGGCCCTGCTGTATGTGGACCTGCGCATCCGGCGCGAGGGATTCGATCTGGCCCTGATGAAGGACCAGGAGGGTCCGCATACCCAGGACCCCGATTTCCTTCCTGGCCGCCACGCCGTGCCTATGTCGCGTAAGGCACCCGTCGGGCCTCCCATGGGTATGCCCTAG
- a CDS encoding DUF58 domain-containing protein, which translates to MAVSGRFVLLAALGTVAVVLYPGAASFLLWLAFLTAAAAADLLLAVSPKKLQVQRQLPDSVRLTESALSALVVRNGSGRALHAVIRDCWQPSAGARNPEQRLTVPAGEARRMAVDLEPSRRGVLRSGYIGVRSFGPLGLAARQRTLSLPGEIRVLPPFYAKRHLPSKLRRLRELDGNASVQLRGAGTEFDSLREYVRGDDVRSIDWRATARRRDTVVRTWRPERDRRVVLLLDTSRTSAARIDDEPRLDTGIEATLLLGVLAAGGGDRVDFLAFDRRVRARVDSGGKGNLLSRLVNAAVPLEPELIEADFSLLPGAVHAVTARRSLVVLITSLDSGAVEEGLVPVLPRLLEKHVVVVASVRDPGLNDLRTAGGSTPAVFRAAAAERALLDRAAVTEQLRAMGAEVVDEPPHELAPKLADMYIRLKAAGRL; encoded by the coding sequence ATGGCTGTCTCCGGCCGGTTCGTCCTTCTGGCGGCTCTGGGAACCGTTGCGGTGGTGCTGTACCCCGGCGCCGCTTCCTTCCTGCTGTGGCTGGCATTCCTGACTGCGGCGGCGGCAGCCGACCTGCTGCTGGCAGTGTCCCCCAAGAAGCTGCAGGTCCAGCGGCAGCTACCGGACAGTGTGCGCCTGACCGAGTCCGCCCTCAGCGCGCTGGTGGTGCGTAACGGCAGCGGCAGGGCGCTGCATGCGGTAATCCGCGACTGCTGGCAGCCCTCCGCCGGGGCCCGCAACCCCGAACAGCGCCTCACCGTCCCCGCAGGTGAGGCACGCAGGATGGCCGTCGATTTGGAACCCTCCCGCCGCGGTGTCCTGCGCAGCGGGTACATCGGCGTGCGCAGTTTCGGTCCCCTGGGCCTGGCCGCCCGGCAACGGACCCTCAGCCTGCCCGGTGAGATCAGGGTGCTCCCGCCGTTTTACGCCAAACGGCATCTGCCGTCCAAGCTGCGCCGCCTGCGTGAACTGGATGGAAACGCCTCCGTGCAGCTTCGCGGCGCAGGTACCGAGTTTGATTCGCTGCGTGAATACGTCCGGGGCGATGACGTACGTTCCATTGACTGGCGAGCCACCGCCCGCCGCCGCGACACCGTGGTGCGGACCTGGCGTCCGGAACGGGACCGGAGGGTAGTCCTCCTTCTGGACACGTCCCGGACCTCCGCCGCCCGGATAGATGATGAGCCGCGGCTGGACACGGGGATCGAGGCCACACTGCTGCTGGGTGTGCTCGCCGCCGGCGGAGGAGACCGGGTGGATTTCCTCGCCTTTGACCGCAGGGTCCGCGCCCGCGTGGATTCCGGCGGCAAAGGCAACCTGCTCAGCAGACTGGTCAACGCCGCCGTCCCCCTGGAACCGGAGCTTATCGAAGCGGACTTCTCGCTTCTTCCCGGGGCCGTGCACGCCGTGACGGCGCGCCGGTCCCTGGTGGTCCTGATCACCTCCCTGGATTCCGGCGCAGTGGAGGAAGGCCTGGTCCCCGTCCTCCCCCGACTTTTGGAGAAACACGTGGTTGTTGTGGCCTCGGTCCGCGACCCCGGCCTGAATGATCTGCGCACCGCCGGTGGCAGCACCCCGGCGGTGTTCCGCGCCGCAGCAGCCGAGCGTGCCCTCCTGGACCGGGCAGCGGTGACCGAGCAGCTGCGCGCCATGGGAGCCGAGGTGGTGGACGAACCGCCGCACGAACTGGCGCCCAAACTGGCCGACATGTATATCCGGCTCAAGGCAGCAGGAAGGCTCTAG
- a CDS encoding DUF4350 domain-containing protein, whose product MSTSPVQDASPGPDGTGSAPAQPVPDQPVPDQREAAGHRTPLRRAAGWFRQHRVVILLILLLCGMVALSLWGRTDADGVALSPDNPAPDGGMAAAQILSGQGVEVLQPQDIDEAQTALEEHPGATLLYLDPNGFLDNSQMEELADAAGRTVLVAPTFAQLAAIAPDIRQAGLLPADPGQHLLESGCRNEDALAAGSVATGGRTYRGPVTCFPFTEGGESDAGEAAGSYAATRDGSTVVLGSPDLIANKALASEGNAALTLRTLGPDETLVWYRAVPADIPVTDQPADPFAYLPAWVGPLMLWLVLVTALAGFWRGRRLGPLAEEPLPVVVRSAETAEGRARLYQDSQAVDHAAATLRAAAMTRLAAHLRLGPGAGTEAVTRATAEATGRSYAETDILLNQQRPGTGSELVRWAQDLHDLEEEATSS is encoded by the coding sequence ATGAGCACATCCCCCGTGCAGGATGCTTCCCCCGGGCCGGACGGCACCGGCAGCGCCCCGGCTCAGCCGGTGCCGGATCAGCCGGTGCCGGATCAGCGCGAAGCTGCAGGGCACCGCACTCCCCTGCGCAGGGCTGCTGGCTGGTTCCGGCAGCACCGTGTCGTCATTCTCCTCATCCTTCTGCTCTGCGGCATGGTGGCGCTTTCCCTGTGGGGCCGTACGGACGCGGACGGAGTTGCGCTCTCACCGGATAATCCGGCACCCGACGGCGGGATGGCCGCTGCGCAGATCCTCTCCGGCCAGGGCGTGGAGGTACTGCAGCCGCAGGACATTGACGAAGCACAGACTGCGCTGGAGGAACATCCCGGCGCCACACTGCTCTACCTTGACCCCAACGGGTTCCTGGACAACAGCCAGATGGAGGAGCTCGCGGACGCCGCAGGCCGGACAGTGCTGGTTGCCCCCACGTTCGCGCAGCTCGCAGCCATCGCCCCGGACATCCGCCAGGCCGGGCTCCTGCCCGCCGATCCCGGGCAGCACCTCCTTGAGTCCGGGTGCCGGAACGAGGATGCACTCGCTGCAGGCAGCGTCGCCACCGGTGGCCGGACCTACCGCGGTCCGGTGACCTGTTTTCCGTTCACGGAAGGGGGTGAATCCGACGCCGGTGAAGCTGCCGGCTCCTACGCCGCCACCCGTGACGGCTCCACGGTTGTGCTGGGCAGCCCGGACCTTATCGCCAACAAAGCGCTGGCATCAGAGGGCAACGCCGCGCTTACGCTGCGGACCCTGGGCCCTGACGAAACGCTGGTGTGGTACCGGGCCGTTCCGGCCGATATCCCCGTCACGGACCAGCCTGCGGACCCCTTCGCCTATCTGCCGGCATGGGTCGGCCCGCTGATGCTCTGGCTTGTGCTCGTAACGGCGCTTGCCGGTTTCTGGCGCGGCCGGCGGCTCGGTCCGCTGGCGGAGGAGCCCCTGCCGGTAGTCGTCCGGTCTGCCGAAACGGCTGAAGGGCGGGCCCGCCTCTACCAGGACAGCCAGGCAGTGGACCATGCCGCCGCCACACTGCGGGCCGCGGCCATGACGCGGCTGGCTGCCCACCTGCGGCTGGGACCGGGAGCCGGCACCGAGGCCGTAACCCGCGCCACAGCCGAAGCGACCGGCCGCAGCTACGCGGAAACCGACATACTTCTCAACCAGCAAAGGCCCGGCACCGGATCCGAATTGGTCCGCTGGGCACAGGACCTGCACGACCTAGAGGAAGAAGCCACTTCATCATGA
- a CDS encoding DUF4129 domain-containing protein: MPGDVPVEPDADQARDWAREELAGRIYEEAKPGLAERVLQSVLDWLGDVLNGLGGLGTGPGVLILAATAVVLIAVLVLVVRPRLNAKAKKKKTSEVFGSDLVETANDHRARADEAASEQRWDTAVAERFRAMVRSAEERVIFEVRPARTAAEAATSLSGAFPGSGTDIAWLGHRFDEILYGDKAARASDYQRAVELDSTLMHTRPAMADSASLPGMAVPR, translated from the coding sequence TTGCCGGGAGACGTTCCCGTTGAGCCGGACGCGGACCAGGCCCGTGACTGGGCGCGCGAGGAGCTGGCCGGACGGATCTATGAAGAGGCGAAGCCCGGCCTGGCGGAGCGTGTACTCCAGTCCGTGCTCGACTGGCTCGGCGACGTGCTGAACGGGTTGGGCGGGCTCGGCACCGGCCCCGGGGTCCTGATTCTCGCGGCGACCGCCGTCGTCCTGATCGCGGTCCTGGTGCTGGTGGTCCGTCCGCGGCTTAATGCAAAGGCAAAAAAGAAGAAAACGTCCGAAGTGTTCGGCTCGGATCTGGTGGAAACTGCGAACGACCACCGGGCACGCGCCGACGAAGCAGCGTCGGAACAGCGCTGGGATACAGCCGTTGCGGAGCGCTTCCGCGCCATGGTCCGTTCCGCGGAGGAGCGCGTCATTTTCGAGGTGCGTCCGGCGCGGACAGCGGCTGAAGCCGCCACCAGCCTCAGCGGTGCTTTCCCGGGTTCCGGGACCGACATCGCATGGCTTGGTCATCGCTTCGATGAGATTCTCTACGGGGACAAGGCAGCCCGCGCCTCGGACTACCAGCGCGCCGTTGAACTGGATTCCACCCTGATGCACACCCGGCCGGCCATGGCGGATTCCGCTTCCCTGCCCGGAATGGCGGTACCCCGATGA